ATTGTTCTTTGTACGTCGTCAATATTTCTTGTCCATACAGTTGGTTGGATGTACAAAAGAGCAGCACACACCAAAGGAGTGAAACAAAAAATAAAGCAGATTTAGAAGAATAGGACATGTATATGTAGTTAGGTACGCATAGCGTCCGTTATTTTTTAAATGTGATTCGAATTAAATGATGCTCGTCTGGGTCAATGGTATCGTTTAAATTACGGTCTACTACAAAGTAAAGATATAATTCGCCAATACGGTAGTTTTTCCACGCAATTTCATTTCCGTCAATGTTTACCCCATCAAGGCTCCATTGGTAGATATCCCATTCTTTTTGCTGGCCAATTTTGTTGATTCGATGGTCGCTATTCGAAGCAAAATAGAGGTATTGATGTCCGTCTTCACTTAGCATAGGATAACCTTGACTTTTGCCAAAAGAAGCGGCAAATCCCGTTCCTGGGCTAAAAAATTCAATATCGTCAAAAGACATAGATTCGAAAGTATTCTCAAATTGACTGTTATCGGTTACTAAAGCCTTAGCAGCGTAAAATAACTCCTTTTTGTCTTGGTAGGGTTTGTTTAAAAACTCAAGGCTAAAACGCTCTGGTTTTAAAGTGATGTTTTGTGTTTTTTGATCAATAACGATTGTAGTATTCCCTTGTTTTACCAAGATGTTTTTTGTGGTCACTTCTTGTGCTTGTGTCAAGGTAAAAGTACCTAAGCTCAACGCTAAGGCTAATAATAGCTTCTTCATAGATAGAAAGATTGTTAGTTGATTACAAAAGTAGCGAATAAGGACTTTTGTTGTACTCCCTAAAAATAATGAGTTTGCGTTCTAAAAATGAAAATTAATCTTGCTCCTTCTTGAATTGACCATAATTGACGGCTTCAAAACTTCCATCTTCTTTTTTGATGAATGTTTCTTTTCCGCTTTGGACTTCTACATTTTGAGCGGCAATACAAAACCAAGTTTCTTCTATTTTTTGGACGACAAATAAAAAGAGTGTATTTCGAATTTGAGGGGTTTCACTTTCTGCTAAAGCGGTTTGATTACTTAATCTTACACGGGCATGTACGGTAGCAATAGTATCAGATAAGTATCGGACTTTTGTGCGTTTTATTTCCAGCTTGGAGTGGTTGAAAATAATGCGTAAACCATAGTCATGTGCTTGAAAAATGGCTTCTTTATTGTGCCACCACAATCCTGTAACATTGACAAAATCCGCATCTTCTATAAAAATAGCAGCTAATTGTTCTGCATCGTATTGATTCCATGCAGTAACAAATTGTTCCGCAATATGTTCAGGCAAAGTTCTGTTCATGTTGAGTTTTTTTTTGTTATCGTATAAAAATACGCAGATTAGCTGTATTTATATTGCGAATTAACTTACTCGTAACGAAGTGCTTCTACTGGATCCAGTTTGGACGCTTTTATCGCAGGATATAAACCCGAAATAACAGCAACTACTAAGGTGGTAATGAAAGCGGCTAAGATAGCAGACCAGGGAATCGCAAAAGTAAAATGGAGGATAGACGTCAGTAAATACGCCGTTCCAATGCCCAATATAGTGCCCAGTAATCCACCCAATTGACCAATGATAAGGGTTTCCGTAAAGAATTGTTGGGCAATGGTTTTTCGCTTGGCTCCCAAAGATTTGCGGATGCCAATTTCTTTGGTTCGCTCTGTGACCGAAACGAGCATGATATTCATCAGCGCAATAGATGAGCCTAAAATGGTAATCATTCCTATAAGCCAAGCAGCAATGTTTAACATGCCAATTTGCTTTTCTAAAGAGCGAAGCATATCATCACTGCGCTCAATACCAAAATTAGAATCATTCACTACCGCTAAGTTTCGACTGATGCGGAAATCAAGGGTAGCTTGATCAATGGCTTGATTCAATAACCCTTCTTGTTGAATCCCTACTTTGATGGTATAATTGATATTGGCTGTATTGAATATATTACGAGCAATTTGAATCGGAATAAAAACGCGTTGGTCTTCATTTTGACCAAAGGTACTGCCTTGCTCTTTGAGGATTCCAACAATCTTAAATTTATACCCTCGAATAGAAATTACTTGATCGATAGGGGATTGTTCTTTAAACATGTTTTTTGAAAAATCTGACCCCACGACACAAACGAAGTGATTGTTTTTGCAATCTGTATAACTCAATCCACGTCCATTATTGATGAGTAAACCACTGTTAGAGAGGTAATTTTCATCGCAACCCACAATGCTGATTTCAGGATCCGTTTTTACATAATCATTTTTGATTTCAATATTAGTAGCCGCATTAAAAGAAAGCGATACTGCCGAAAAAGGATAGCTGTAGCGTTCCTTGAAATCAAGGGCTTGCGCATAGGTAATCGGTGGATTTTCTACTTGATTGGATTGATTTTTCGCTATTCTTCCCGCTGTATCATACTGACTAATCGTAAAAGTATTCGCCCCCATAGAAGAGAAATCAGCTAAAATGGTGTTTTTTAAGGCACTTACAACGGATAAAATACCAACAAGCGCCCATATACCAATAGCAATGATAAACACCGTAATAAAGGTGCGTAGGAGTTGACTTTTAATACTCGTCGTTGCGATTTTGATATTCTCAAGTGTTATTTTCCACATACTGTATGAGTAGCTTGAATGAAGCAAATGTTACACGTAAAGATAGGAATTTTTGAGAGGGTGAGACGATGAGGTGGTGAGGTGGTGAGAGGGTGAGATGTAAAATCCTGTAGTGGCAAATGGTAATTTGCCAAGTAACAAGATAATTTATGAAAAAAAAGACGATGCTTCCTGCGTCAGCATACTGAGCAGATTGACTGGAATGACTTGCCCAGTACAAATAGCGTATTTCCATTTTAATGGGGTAGACTTTAATTGAAAACCTAACCCAAGCTGTATTTTGAACTTATATACTTGCAGAGATCGTGTTTTTTCCTTCGACATTCCTTGGAGTATACTAGGAGTTTACTTGGTAAAAAGGTGGTTTTGTCGAAGGAATGTCCAAGAATACTCCAAGGAAACTGCAAGAATATTCCAAGGAAACTGCAAGGAAGGCCTATATAAGTATGGAGAGAGGAAATGGGAGGGAGGTGAATTTTCGATTAAAGTAGAGTTCCTTCTTTCATCGATAAATCTTGCAACTTCACGAAAAAGCAAAAAAGCGATTTCACAAAGAACAAACCTCACAAAGAGCAAAAAAACACAATAATACTCCGATTAGTTGCTCCATAGCATGGTAAGAGCGCTGGATGCGACCCTTCCTGCGTCAGGGAGACATACTATTCGTGAGCGCGATAGAACGTTTATTCCTTATAAAAAAGGAATAAACGTTCTATCTCAGCTAATCTTACAACTTCACAAAGCACAGACCTCACAAATCAACTGGAGAGAGGAGAGCAGTAAATTTTCTAATTAAAACAGAGTTTCTTCTTTCATCGATAAATCTTACAATTTCACGAAAAAGCAAAAAAGCGATTTCACAAAGAACAGACCTCACAAAGAACAGTTGCGTGAGCGCGGGATGCGACCCTTCCTGCGTCAGGGAGACATACAATTCGTGAGCGCGATAGGACTGGTAATTCCTTATAAAAAAGGAATAAACGTTCTATCTCAGCTAATCTTACAACTTCACAAAGCACAGACCTCACAAATCAACTGGAGAGAGGAGAGCAGTAAATTTTCTAATTAAAAAAAGAGTTTCTTCTTTCATCGATAAATCTTACGACTTCACGAAAAAGCAAAAAAGCGACCTACGACTCCACAAACCTCACAAAGCACAGTTGCGTGAGCGCTGGATGCGACCCTTCCTGCGTCAGGGAGACATACAATTCGTGAGCGCGATAGGGCTGGTAATTCCTTATAAAAAAGGAATAAACCTTCTATTTCTGCTAATCTTGCAACTTCACAAAGCACAAACCTCACAAATAACAAAAAACAAACCTCACAAAGAACAAAGCACAAACCCCCACTCTTCTCCCATATCTAATTAAAAATACTTATTTTTGTAGCATTAGATAATTTGAAAATTAATTGAAAATGGCAAAGAAACCAGGTATTCCAAAAGGGACAAGAGATTTTTCTTCGATTGAAGTAGCAAGAAGACAGTACATTATGCAAACAATCCGTCATCATTTTGAGCATTTTGGTTTCCATCCTATTGAAACACCTTCCTTTGAGAATTTGGAGACTCTGATGGGGAAATATGGAGAAGAAGGAGATCGATTGGTTTTTAAAATACTAAATTCAGGAGATTTCTTGAGTAAAGTAGATGAGGCACTTTTAGCAGATAAAAACAGCTTGAAGTTGACGAATCAAATTTCAGAAAAAGCCTTGCGTTATGACTTAACCGTGCCTTTTGCACGTTATGTAGTGATGCACCAGAATGAATTAGATTTTCCATTTAAGCGTTACCAAATGCAGCCTGTTTGGCGTG
The window above is part of the Myroides odoratus DSM 2801 genome. Proteins encoded here:
- a CDS encoding ABC transporter permease, whose amino-acid sequence is MWKITLENIKIATTSIKSQLLRTFITVFIIAIGIWALVGILSVVSALKNTILADFSSMGANTFTISQYDTAGRIAKNQSNQVENPPITYAQALDFKERYSYPFSAVSLSFNAATNIEIKNDYVKTDPEISIVGCDENYLSNSGLLINNGRGLSYTDCKNNHFVCVVGSDFSKNMFKEQSPIDQVISIRGYKFKIVGILKEQGSTFGQNEDQRVFIPIQIARNIFNTANINYTIKVGIQQEGLLNQAIDQATLDFRISRNLAVVNDSNFGIERSDDMLRSLEKQIGMLNIAAWLIGMITILGSSIALMNIMLVSVTERTKEIGIRKSLGAKRKTIAQQFFTETLIIGQLGGLLGTILGIGTAYLLTSILHFTFAIPWSAILAAFITTLVVAVISGLYPAIKASKLDPVEALRYE
- a CDS encoding SgcJ/EcaC family oxidoreductase, whose translation is MNRTLPEHIAEQFVTAWNQYDAEQLAAIFIEDADFVNVTGLWWHNKEAIFQAHDYGLRIIFNHSKLEIKRTKVRYLSDTIATVHARVRLSNQTALAESETPQIRNTLFLFVVQKIEETWFCIAAQNVEVQSGKETFIKKEDGSFEAVNYGQFKKEQD